A single genomic interval of uncultured Pseudodesulfovibrio sp. harbors:
- a CDS encoding RNA polymerase factor sigma-32 has product MTSVKDIPAEPEIVEPEILDPEEDEPVVEVDPSEATAVPVNSPAKAEVLEKLPAFAKPSSREVRIRDPLQMYLKEIARFPMLEPEEEYALARRVQDENDQDAAFKLVSSHLRLVVKIAMDFQRRWMQNALDLVQEGNVGLLKAVTKFDPEKGIKFSYYAAFWIKAYILKYIMDNWRMVKVGTTQTQRKLFYNLNKERQRLQAMGFEPTTEVLSESLGVSESEIVEMDQRLSKNDMSLNTPLGDDSDATRMDFLPSLGPGVEDTIAGDQMVNLLLDNIKAIRPNLNEKELVILDERLLSEDPVTLREIGERFGVTRERVRQIEARLLSKIREYMTDKVKGFSKDWVLEHD; this is encoded by the coding sequence ATGACATCCGTAAAAGATATACCCGCAGAACCCGAAATCGTCGAGCCGGAAATCCTTGATCCCGAGGAAGACGAGCCTGTTGTCGAGGTCGATCCGAGTGAGGCGACGGCGGTGCCCGTCAACTCCCCGGCCAAGGCCGAAGTGCTTGAAAAGCTGCCTGCTTTTGCCAAGCCCTCGTCACGAGAAGTGCGGATTCGCGATCCGCTCCAGATGTATCTCAAGGAGATCGCGCGGTTTCCCATGTTGGAGCCGGAAGAGGAATACGCCCTTGCACGACGGGTGCAGGACGAAAATGATCAGGACGCGGCCTTCAAGCTGGTGTCGTCGCATCTGCGGCTTGTGGTCAAGATCGCCATGGACTTCCAGCGCCGATGGATGCAGAACGCGCTTGATCTGGTGCAGGAAGGGAATGTCGGTCTCTTGAAGGCGGTGACGAAATTCGATCCGGAAAAGGGCATCAAGTTTTCCTATTACGCCGCATTCTGGATCAAGGCCTACATTCTCAAGTACATCATGGATAACTGGCGCATGGTCAAGGTGGGCACCACCCAGACCCAGCGCAAGCTGTTTTACAATCTGAACAAGGAACGGCAGCGGCTTCAGGCCATGGGGTTTGAGCCGACCACCGAGGTCCTGAGCGAAAGCCTGGGCGTCAGCGAATCCGAGATCGTGGAGATGGATCAGCGTCTGTCCAAGAACGACATGTCGCTGAACACGCCGCTGGGTGATGATTCCGACGCCACCCGCATGGACTTTCTGCCGTCACTGGGGCCGGGGGTGGAAGATACCATCGCCGGGGACCAGATGGTCAACCTGCTGCTGGATAACATCAAGGCCATCCGTCCGAACCTCAACGAGAAGGAACTCGTCATTCTGGATGAACGGCTTCTTTCCGAGGATCCGGTAACGCTTCGGGAAATCGGCGAGCGCTTCGGGGTCACGCGTGAGCGTGTCCGCCAGATCGAGGCGCGGCTGCTGTCCAAGATACGTGAGTACATGACCGACAAGGTCAAGGGTTTTTCAAAGGACTGGGTCCTTGAGCACGATTAA